The Trichocoleus desertorum ATA4-8-CV12 genome window below encodes:
- a CDS encoding PilN domain-containing protein — protein sequence MYSLDVNFLNDRPEYRPDVKGGPARPKATPGSMAPLFLGVAAGVFLPVAMVVLWLVLQNRNAELVTRIDTLNAQLGELQKADEKVAAINTQASQIKAETDALATVFNQIKPWSAMLQDIRDRVPVGVQVSTIQETDAPAATPQNPSPAPKVEISGVARSFNDVNDFLLTLQKSPFLKSTETQLVGADLRDNPTQIEVRQDPTPQTTTPDVQVKLPQVVSYKIQTSLSDVPASDLLRELDRKGAVGLVTRIRTLQQKGVIQP from the coding sequence ATGTATAGTCTCGACGTTAATTTTCTCAATGACCGACCGGAATATCGACCGGATGTAAAGGGTGGGCCTGCTCGTCCTAAAGCCACGCCTGGTAGCATGGCACCCTTATTTCTAGGGGTCGCAGCGGGTGTTTTTCTTCCTGTTGCCATGGTGGTTCTGTGGCTAGTGCTACAAAACAGAAATGCAGAGCTAGTGACGCGGATTGATACCTTGAATGCGCAACTAGGTGAATTGCAAAAAGCGGATGAGAAGGTAGCTGCCATTAATACCCAGGCAAGCCAAATTAAGGCTGAAACCGATGCGTTGGCAACAGTTTTTAATCAAATCAAGCCTTGGTCTGCTATGTTGCAGGATATTCGCGATCGCGTTCCGGTGGGGGTACAGGTAAGCACCATTCAAGAAACTGATGCTCCTGCTGCTACCCCTCAGAATCCCAGCCCTGCGCCCAAGGTAGAAATCTCAGGCGTTGCCCGTTCTTTTAACGATGTCAATGACTTCTTACTCACTTTACAGAAGTCGCCTTTCCTGAAATCTACTGAAACGCAGTTGGTAGGTGCTGACTTAAGAGATAACCCGACTCAAATTGAGGTTCGCCAAGACCCCACACCTCAAACCACTACTCCTGATGTCCAAGTGAAGTTGCCACAAGTGGTGTCTTATAAAATTCAAACGAGCTTGAGCGATGTTCCTGCCTCTGATTTGCTGAGAGAGCTAGATCGCAAAGGGGCCGTAGGGCTGGTTACTCGCATCAGAACGCTTCAACAGAAAGGAGTCATTCAACCATGA
- a CDS encoding pilus assembly protein: protein MTISGDFVPSDGRDFGSEPAYPTIFGVALTPTVSGALVAVLGIGAAAYLLLNQVQPAWEQNQSLQAEVEQKETQIQQRGNIQKKIDAANKNLEQTQQRRTEVYALFADERTLDTLLLDLNRLVNARQAKLSSFTPSQEPATVISDGSLGAAVNGKLKRKEITVNLEGSYEQTQSIMRSVERLQPLLLVKSFNSQLDQSTQKITVDRRGRLIPVGRPETTLKTSFKLQALLPLSPQEAAAATPSPAK, encoded by the coding sequence ATGACTATCAGTGGAGATTTTGTCCCTTCCGATGGCAGAGACTTTGGCTCCGAGCCTGCCTATCCTACAATCTTTGGGGTCGCCTTAACTCCTACAGTCAGTGGGGCTCTGGTGGCTGTCTTAGGCATTGGAGCCGCTGCCTATCTACTGCTTAACCAAGTGCAGCCAGCTTGGGAGCAGAACCAGAGCCTCCAAGCTGAAGTGGAGCAAAAAGAGACTCAAATTCAGCAACGAGGAAATATCCAGAAAAAAATTGATGCAGCTAACAAGAACCTAGAACAAACACAACAACGCCGCACAGAGGTTTATGCTTTGTTCGCGGATGAAAGGACATTAGATACGTTGCTGCTTGATCTCAATCGCTTAGTTAATGCTAGACAGGCAAAGTTAAGTAGCTTCACTCCTTCTCAAGAGCCAGCCACTGTGATCAGTGACGGTTCTTTGGGAGCAGCGGTGAATGGCAAACTGAAGCGGAAAGAGATCACCGTCAACTTGGAAGGCAGCTACGAACAAACTCAGTCAATTATGCGGAGTGTGGAGCGTTTACAACCGCTCCTACTAGTCAAGAGTTTCAACTCTCAACTAGATCAGTCAACGCAGAAAATTACTGTAGATCGCCGAGGCCGCTTGATTCCGGTTGGACGCCCTGAAACTACCTTAAAAACATCCTTTAAGTTGCAGGCACTACTGCCACTGAGTCCGCAGGAAGCAGCAGCAGCGACACCATCACCTGCGAAGTAA